A genomic segment from Polyangium mundeleinium encodes:
- a CDS encoding SBBP repeat-containing protein, with amino-acid sequence MLSLALFGCDGSSSEGSGGSSSSASSAGGTGSTGGAGGASASSGVGGAGGASSSTGMGGAGGAGGAGGASSSTGMGGAGGAGGAGGASSSTGMGGAGGAGGAGGASSSTGMGGAGGAGGAGGAGGAGGAGGAGGAGGAGGAGGGPGAWTTLWSKSFPGAHVHAADSITVDGSGHVAVIGFTSFTPNFGGGPLTPAGGSDMFVAKLDASGNHLWSKLFGDAKWQDGHAIAADGMGNLVITGFSGSAVDFGGGPLQPQGFGCYALAKLDGSGNHLWSKCFDAIISTNPFTLPANVTVDSGGNVVLTAAFINTVDLGGGPLQTPCASVPPGQLCKELNLFVAKFDPAGNHLWSKRFDGGWGGEVWDTTVDGAGNILLTGALDGPVDFGGGVLPSGGGFDVFVAKLDPNGNHLWSKRFGAPGLQRSQSVAVDGAGNVLLAGYFSGTIDFGGGPLVSPGNHDAFLARFDPAGNHVWSKRFGDDTGGVFANAVAVDPAGRVLITGYSYSTPVDLGGGPLVSDLYDIFVAMFDAAGGHLASKGIGFGGISHQFPPHAATFDGAGHVVLAVKSNEPPDLGTFITKLVP; translated from the coding sequence GTGCTTTCGCTGGCCCTGTTCGGCTGCGATGGGAGCTCATCCGAGGGCTCCGGGGGCAGCTCGTCGTCCGCGAGCAGCGCCGGAGGCACAGGGAGTACGGGAGGCGCGGGCGGCGCAAGCGCGTCGAGCGGAGTGGGCGGCGCGGGCGGCGCAAGCTCGTCGACCGGAATGGGTGGCGCTGGGGGCGCGGGCGGCGCGGGCGGCGCAAGCTCGTCGACCGGAATGGGTGGCGCTGGGGGCGCGGGCGGCGCGGGCGGCGCAAGCTCGTCGACCGGAATGGGTGGCGCTGGGGGCGCGGGCGGCGCGGGCGGCGCAAGCTCGTCGACCGGAATGGGTGGCGCCGGGGGCGCGGGCGGCGCCGGGGGCGCGGGCGGCGCCGGGGGCGCGGGCGGCGCCGGGGGCGCGGGCGGCGCCGGGGGCGCGGGCGGTGGGCCGGGCGCCTGGACGACACTGTGGAGCAAGAGCTTCCCTGGGGCGCACGTACACGCCGCCGACTCCATCACGGTCGACGGGTCCGGCCATGTGGCGGTCATCGGGTTCACGTCCTTCACGCCGAATTTCGGCGGTGGACCCCTCACCCCCGCGGGCGGGTCGGATATGTTCGTCGCCAAGCTCGACGCTTCCGGCAATCATTTGTGGAGCAAGCTCTTCGGCGACGCGAAATGGCAGGATGGCCACGCCATCGCGGCCGACGGAATGGGCAATCTCGTGATCACCGGCTTCTCCGGCAGCGCGGTGGATTTCGGCGGCGGTCCGCTTCAGCCGCAAGGCTTTGGCTGCTACGCCCTGGCCAAGCTGGATGGAAGCGGCAACCACCTGTGGAGCAAGTGCTTCGACGCCATCATCTCGACGAACCCGTTCACCCTGCCCGCCAACGTCACGGTCGACAGCGGCGGCAACGTGGTGCTGACCGCGGCCTTCATCAACACCGTGGATCTCGGCGGCGGGCCCCTCCAGACCCCGTGCGCCTCCGTGCCCCCGGGGCAGCTTTGCAAAGAACTGAACCTGTTCGTCGCCAAGTTCGACCCCGCCGGCAACCACCTCTGGAGCAAGCGTTTTGACGGCGGGTGGGGGGGCGAGGTCTGGGATACGACGGTCGACGGCGCGGGCAACATCCTGCTCACGGGGGCGCTGGACGGCCCCGTGGACTTCGGCGGCGGGGTCCTCCCCTCCGGTGGGGGCTTCGATGTGTTCGTGGCCAAGCTCGACCCGAACGGCAACCACCTCTGGAGCAAGCGCTTCGGTGCTCCCGGCCTCCAGCGCAGCCAGAGCGTCGCCGTGGATGGGGCAGGCAACGTGCTGCTCGCCGGATATTTCTCCGGCACCATCGATTTCGGCGGTGGACCGCTCGTCAGCCCCGGTAACCATGATGCCTTCCTCGCCAGGTTCGATCCAGCTGGCAACCACGTGTGGAGCAAGCGCTTCGGCGATGATACAGGCGGCGTGTTCGCAAATGCCGTGGCGGTCGACCCGGCGGGGCGTGTGCTGATCACCGGATACTCCTACTCCACCCCCGTGGATCTCGGCGGCGGACCCCTCGTCAGCGACCTATACGATATCTTCGTCGCCATGTTCGACGCGGCGGGCGGCCACCTCGCGAGCAAGGGCATCGGCTTCGGTGGGATTAGCCATCAGTTCCCCCCCCATGCGGCCACCTTCGACGGCGCCGGCCATGTCGTGCTCGCGGTGAAGTCAAACGAGCCGCCGGATCTCGGCACCTTCATCACCAAGCTCGTGCCCTGA
- a CDS encoding VOC family protein, translated as MTVKRMDNVGIVVEDIDAAIEFFTELGLSLEGRMPIKGEWAGRVTGVRGQRVEIAMMRTPDGHSRLELSRFDAPAIASDHRTAPVNSLGYLRVMFTVEDIDDTLARLSKLGATVVDEVVNYEDIYRLCYIRGPEGILIGLAQQLGQQPPARIP; from the coding sequence ATGACAGTCAAGCGTATGGACAACGTCGGCATCGTGGTGGAAGACATCGATGCCGCCATTGAGTTCTTCACCGAACTCGGCCTTTCCCTCGAAGGCCGCATGCCCATCAAAGGCGAATGGGCCGGCCGCGTCACCGGAGTGCGCGGCCAGCGCGTCGAGATCGCCATGATGCGCACCCCCGACGGCCACAGCCGCCTCGAGCTCTCGCGCTTCGACGCCCCCGCCATCGCGTCCGATCACCGCACAGCCCCCGTGAACTCGTTGGGATACCTGCGCGTCATGTTCACCGTCGAGGACATCGACGACACCCTCGCCCGGCTCAGCAAGCTCGGTGCGACGGTGGTCGATGAAGTCGTCAATTACGAAGACATCTACCGGCTCTGCTACATCCGGGGTCCCGAAGGAATTCTCATCGGGCTCGCCCAACAGCTCGGGCAGCAGCCTCCCGCGAGAATCCCATAG
- a CDS encoding bifunctional metallophosphatase/5'-nucleotidase — protein sequence MRFRRFLAPLLAAPLVATLALGSGCETSAPTPRLKGQTHLTLIHTSDIHSRLYPYNLQLGQVDAGLGLGEALSIANVGGAARISHIVGRERARASRVLHVDGGDCFQGAPVFNFFSGEAEIRALSAMGADAMLVANHEFDRGALNLGIQLQNWASFPVLAANYLLEDPAQPGASPLGAVLQPYQVYHLDGLRVGLIGMGNLSSMTSIFDAPNRLGITPLNTVEVAQFYTDLLRPIVDVVVFVTHLGLEVDERMIQNTTGIDVVLGGHNHIVLQPPKRVRDCSANFDAEVNSYYIELNDPNAETGKIRRYCRPRDVVLSHSGAFAKYVGRLDLVLSNDPADFPGETDGVSDYDPVNGFEVVSKDYRLFPVTEDVPEDPIVLATLEPYAQSLDALANLDLLVGYARDGSRRFSTSGGDSPLGNMISTAMWLRLGVQTDFSLTNTTGIRADLVPGPVTVEQMYNIFPFDNSISKMQLSGVEVQDLFDFVARRSAGRGCVSQVQIAGARIVVNCTQQKTPDSPPGVATNIYIGARNPKVACTSDAQCPDKGLGSCDVEGGVCWQPFDSLASYELATSNYLAAGGSGFRVLQRNTTQFDTQIQQRDALIDYIRAGEPCTIRPPCPADANNNGSQSDECGKLLGLPATCTNDGVCDHDEPIGCKVDADCTKLDKDFVCACPESVIEGDVCSSDAARPCSAGSCVLRTCRDDVAAFQRSVCENAPSAAIERECEQELAPCRTAGETCKYLACVDRYIGNFSDGRIRMVGQ from the coding sequence ATGCGCTTCCGACGCTTCTTAGCTCCCCTCTTGGCCGCGCCTCTGGTCGCGACTTTGGCCCTGGGCTCGGGCTGTGAGACGTCCGCGCCCACCCCACGCCTCAAGGGTCAGACCCACCTGACCCTGATCCACACGTCCGACATCCACTCACGGCTCTATCCGTACAACCTGCAGCTCGGCCAGGTCGACGCCGGCCTCGGGCTCGGGGAGGCGCTCAGCATCGCCAACGTGGGCGGCGCCGCGCGTATCTCGCATATCGTCGGACGGGAGCGGGCCCGCGCCTCGCGCGTCCTGCACGTCGACGGCGGCGACTGCTTCCAGGGCGCGCCCGTCTTCAACTTCTTCTCCGGCGAGGCCGAGATTCGCGCCCTCAGCGCGATGGGCGCCGACGCGATGCTCGTCGCGAACCACGAGTTCGATCGCGGCGCCCTGAACCTCGGCATCCAGCTCCAGAACTGGGCGAGCTTCCCCGTCCTCGCGGCCAATTACCTGCTCGAAGACCCGGCCCAGCCCGGCGCCTCCCCCCTCGGCGCCGTCCTCCAGCCCTACCAGGTCTACCACCTCGACGGGCTGCGCGTCGGCCTCATCGGCATGGGCAACCTGTCGAGCATGACCTCGATCTTCGACGCGCCGAACCGCCTCGGGATCACGCCGCTGAACACCGTCGAGGTCGCGCAGTTCTATACCGACCTGCTCCGGCCCATCGTCGACGTCGTCGTCTTCGTCACGCACCTCGGCCTCGAGGTCGACGAGCGCATGATCCAGAATACGACGGGCATCGACGTCGTGCTCGGCGGGCACAACCACATCGTGCTCCAGCCGCCGAAGCGCGTGCGGGATTGCTCGGCCAATTTCGACGCCGAGGTGAACAGCTACTACATCGAGCTGAACGATCCGAACGCGGAGACGGGCAAGATCCGCAGGTACTGCCGGCCGCGCGACGTCGTCCTCTCCCATTCCGGCGCGTTCGCGAAGTACGTGGGCCGGCTCGACCTCGTCCTCTCGAACGATCCAGCCGATTTCCCCGGCGAGACCGACGGCGTGTCGGACTACGATCCGGTGAATGGCTTCGAGGTCGTCTCGAAGGATTATCGCCTCTTCCCGGTGACGGAGGACGTGCCGGAGGATCCGATCGTGCTCGCGACGCTCGAGCCGTACGCGCAGAGCCTCGACGCGCTGGCGAACCTCGACCTGCTCGTCGGGTATGCACGGGATGGGTCGCGGCGCTTCTCGACGAGCGGCGGCGATTCGCCGCTCGGCAACATGATCTCCACCGCGATGTGGCTGCGCCTCGGCGTGCAGACCGATTTCTCGTTGACGAACACCACGGGCATCCGCGCCGACCTCGTGCCCGGGCCGGTGACCGTCGAGCAGATGTACAACATCTTCCCGTTCGACAACTCGATCTCGAAGATGCAGCTCTCGGGCGTCGAGGTGCAGGACCTCTTCGATTTCGTGGCGCGCAGGTCCGCCGGCCGCGGCTGCGTCTCGCAGGTGCAGATCGCGGGCGCCCGCATCGTGGTCAATTGCACGCAGCAAAAGACGCCCGACAGCCCGCCCGGCGTCGCGACGAACATCTACATCGGCGCGCGAAACCCCAAGGTCGCGTGCACGAGCGACGCGCAATGCCCCGACAAGGGCCTCGGGAGCTGCGACGTCGAGGGCGGTGTCTGCTGGCAGCCCTTCGATTCGCTCGCGAGCTACGAGCTCGCCACCTCGAACTACCTCGCCGCCGGCGGCAGCGGCTTCCGCGTCCTGCAGCGCAACACGACGCAGTTCGATACACAGATCCAGCAGCGCGACGCGCTCATCGATTACATCCGCGCCGGCGAGCCGTGTACCATCCGGCCCCCCTGCCCCGCCGACGCGAACAACAACGGGAGCCAATCCGACGAGTGCGGCAAGCTCCTCGGTCTGCCGGCGACGTGCACGAACGACGGCGTGTGTGACCACGACGAGCCCATCGGCTGCAAGGTCGACGCCGATTGCACGAAGCTCGACAAGGACTTCGTCTGCGCCTGCCCCGAGTCCGTCATCGAGGGGGACGTCTGCTCCTCCGACGCGGCCCGGCCCTGCAGCGCCGGCTCCTGCGTGCTCCGGACCTGCCGCGACGACGTCGCCGCGTTCCAGCGGTCGGTCTGCGAGAATGCGCCGTCCGCCGCGATCGAGCGGGAGTGCGAGCAAGAGCTCGCGCCCTGCAGGACCGCGGGCGAGACCTGCAAGTACCTCGCTTGCGTGGATCGTTACATCGGAAACTTCTCCGATGGTCGCATCCGGATGGTCGGGCAATGA
- a CDS encoding PilC/PilY family type IV pilus protein: MCSLSSFWGSVGLALASFLATGLARAQVDVNPPLPNVLLLLDTSGSMENMVDGRRPEEAGAACLPGTTTPMNRWATLVSVLTGTIQGFSCFAQDRGSPAFLDAYSIGGAPPADASYHLPFHRILSNGCTHGPGVLPSPWYEVSDDAIRTHAWNHPQKPCDAPGFRQDADGLLDTYRDRVRFGLMTFDSLPHAGTGAEGEYSYFLGWNDGGAPAHGHPAGCAEQPFEVGAKNPAAPPWEGGLVGFGGYDAPIAEVRAQNARMQRTLLALRPFGATPLAGMLADARDFLLHDTTKHPATGVPLGPAEDPYQTGGCRPQFILVLSDGEPNLDLRDACAVGDGKCPYPRPWEIAHALATGATPIPTFAVGFGLSAAGGVDCASLAPADLLDASGPCAGADGSLAACCTLARIAHEGGTERAHFASDLPSLRKALDAVLAFVSSSSTSRTIPVFASAGAAFAQGDASAAGYQFVTSFDAPPGEPWSGNLERKRYVCENQGGLEVPVLAPVDPQKGDDFEANLATGVPARRFFTVLADPAGQTLPSRGSIRPHLQKSDGLASAGGVSTGLLEGTNFAKTLALTPAALGIDAVSLPEACKALALPSPTANACAEAVMRWEIGDPLVPHARSGHELGSIYHAVPAVMTPPRAFLRDEAYAAFASDPTSQKRPPVLFVATTDGQLHAFKVAANDPADPLRVDTLANNEVWSFFPPHVLPGILPTYRQQAFLLDGSPVVRDVVLSRTRAHAQAGAASTQWRTILVAGGGMGGGFYDALDVTDPDNPRFLWQLSTDDTGAPLFGAETPRPAIATIAIDDGKGDIEEVAVALLSGGLSGPPGADTCPRLVQGSLVAPDEPLQPPFGAFPVRCHSASSGAALPARSLTIARLDTGEILATFRGFPSDGPALAPSRVRPFSFDSPVTGIPTPFPAQPGQVADRVYVGDADGNLYRIDLGNPDPSKWSARLAWDAYSLPGDTASARQPVETPPIVSVDPLGRPVILFSTGDQETFTKSAGVRTRITSILEDASKAGLVTRHNWTIPFENGVRVTGPISLFDGVAYFATFTPEGNPGAACSDGHGSVWGVDYLRTTPCSPTGPTPPPGWPCPRYVKDPALAPGQTSYFEDQPPGTVVFGVAALRTPSCYAPVTLPDPWLGSVTAMGPSTGGDFQLVFQTGRGGQASEGSKTRTFTKPLPRPRGAVRVDSWGVVLD, from the coding sequence ATGTGCTCGCTTTCTTCTTTTTGGGGCTCGGTGGGCCTCGCGCTCGCTTCTTTTCTCGCCACCGGCCTCGCTCGCGCGCAGGTCGACGTGAATCCGCCCCTGCCCAATGTCCTCCTGCTCCTCGACACCTCCGGATCGATGGAGAACATGGTCGATGGCCGGAGGCCCGAGGAGGCGGGCGCCGCGTGTCTCCCCGGCACGACGACCCCGATGAATCGGTGGGCCACGCTCGTCTCCGTCCTGACGGGCACGATCCAGGGCTTTTCGTGCTTCGCGCAGGACCGCGGCTCCCCCGCATTCCTCGACGCGTATTCGATCGGCGGCGCCCCGCCCGCGGACGCGTCCTACCACCTCCCGTTCCATCGCATTCTCTCGAACGGATGCACCCACGGCCCCGGCGTCTTGCCCTCGCCCTGGTACGAGGTCTCCGACGACGCCATCCGCACGCACGCCTGGAACCATCCGCAAAAGCCCTGCGACGCGCCCGGATTCCGTCAAGACGCGGACGGCTTGCTCGATACCTACCGTGATCGCGTGCGCTTCGGGCTCATGACCTTCGATTCGCTCCCCCACGCGGGCACGGGCGCGGAGGGAGAGTACAGCTATTTTCTCGGATGGAACGACGGCGGCGCGCCGGCCCACGGCCATCCCGCGGGGTGCGCGGAGCAGCCCTTCGAGGTCGGCGCGAAAAACCCGGCCGCTCCGCCCTGGGAAGGTGGGCTCGTCGGGTTTGGCGGGTACGACGCGCCGATCGCCGAGGTCCGGGCGCAGAACGCGCGCATGCAGCGCACGCTCCTCGCCCTTCGCCCCTTCGGCGCGACGCCGCTCGCCGGCATGCTGGCCGACGCGCGTGATTTCTTGTTGCATGACACCACGAAACACCCCGCGACCGGCGTTCCGCTCGGCCCGGCCGAGGACCCCTATCAAACAGGTGGCTGCCGACCGCAATTCATCCTCGTCCTCTCCGACGGCGAGCCCAACCTCGACCTGCGTGACGCCTGCGCCGTGGGCGACGGAAAATGCCCTTACCCAAGGCCCTGGGAAATCGCCCACGCCCTCGCCACGGGGGCGACCCCCATTCCCACGTTCGCCGTGGGCTTTGGCCTCTCCGCGGCCGGCGGCGTCGATTGCGCGTCCCTCGCGCCCGCGGACCTGCTTGACGCCAGCGGCCCTTGCGCGGGCGCGGACGGGAGCCTCGCGGCCTGCTGCACCCTCGCGCGGATCGCGCACGAGGGCGGCACCGAGCGCGCCCATTTCGCCTCGGACCTACCTTCGCTCCGCAAGGCCCTCGACGCCGTCCTCGCCTTCGTCTCGTCGAGCTCCACGAGCCGCACGATTCCCGTCTTCGCGTCCGCCGGCGCCGCTTTCGCCCAGGGAGACGCGTCCGCCGCGGGATACCAGTTCGTCACCTCCTTCGACGCCCCGCCCGGCGAGCCCTGGAGCGGCAACCTCGAACGAAAACGATACGTGTGCGAGAACCAAGGCGGCCTCGAAGTGCCCGTCCTCGCCCCCGTCGACCCGCAAAAAGGTGACGACTTCGAGGCCAACCTCGCCACGGGTGTTCCGGCCCGGCGCTTCTTCACGGTCCTCGCCGATCCTGCGGGGCAAACCCTTCCCTCCCGCGGCAGCATCCGGCCCCACCTCCAGAAGAGCGACGGGCTCGCCTCCGCCGGCGGCGTCTCCACGGGCCTGCTCGAAGGAACGAATTTCGCGAAAACCCTCGCCCTCACGCCCGCCGCGCTCGGGATCGACGCGGTCTCCCTCCCGGAGGCGTGCAAAGCCCTCGCGCTCCCTTCCCCCACGGCAAACGCCTGCGCCGAGGCCGTGATGCGCTGGGAAATCGGCGATCCCCTCGTCCCGCATGCACGCAGCGGCCACGAGCTCGGCAGCATCTACCACGCCGTCCCCGCCGTCATGACGCCGCCGCGCGCATTCCTCCGCGACGAAGCGTATGCCGCGTTCGCCTCCGACCCCACCTCGCAAAAACGACCGCCCGTGCTCTTCGTCGCCACCACCGACGGCCAGCTCCACGCCTTCAAGGTCGCCGCGAACGACCCCGCCGATCCCTTGCGCGTCGACACGCTCGCAAACAACGAGGTATGGTCGTTTTTCCCGCCGCACGTCCTGCCCGGCATCCTCCCGACCTACCGGCAGCAGGCCTTCCTCCTCGACGGCAGCCCCGTCGTCCGTGACGTCGTCCTCTCCCGCACCCGCGCCCATGCCCAGGCCGGCGCGGCGAGCACGCAATGGCGCACCATTCTCGTCGCCGGCGGGGGCATGGGCGGCGGCTTTTATGATGCGCTCGACGTGACCGACCCGGACAACCCGCGCTTCCTCTGGCAGCTCTCGACGGACGACACCGGCGCGCCGCTCTTCGGGGCCGAGACGCCGCGCCCGGCCATCGCCACGATCGCGATCGACGACGGCAAAGGGGATATCGAGGAAGTCGCGGTCGCGCTGCTCTCGGGCGGCCTTTCCGGCCCGCCCGGCGCCGACACCTGCCCGCGCCTCGTGCAGGGCTCGCTCGTCGCCCCGGACGAACCCCTACAGCCCCCCTTCGGCGCCTTCCCCGTGCGATGCCACAGCGCTTCGAGCGGCGCAGCCCTGCCCGCGCGCTCCTTGACCATCGCCCGCCTCGACACCGGCGAGATCCTCGCGACCTTTCGCGGTTTCCCCTCGGACGGCCCGGCCCTCGCGCCGTCGCGGGTTCGCCCCTTTTCCTTCGATTCCCCGGTCACCGGCATCCCGACCCCTTTCCCGGCCCAGCCCGGGCAGGTCGCCGATCGCGTGTACGTCGGGGATGCCGATGGAAACCTCTATCGGATCGACCTCGGCAATCCCGATCCCTCGAAATGGTCCGCGCGCCTCGCCTGGGATGCGTATTCCCTCCCCGGCGACACGGCCTCGGCGCGCCAGCCCGTCGAGACCCCGCCCATCGTCAGCGTCGATCCACTCGGCCGCCCCGTGATTCTCTTCTCCACGGGGGATCAGGAGACGTTCACGAAAAGCGCGGGCGTCCGGACGCGTATCACCTCGATCCTGGAGGACGCCTCCAAGGCCGGCCTCGTGACCCGCCACAACTGGACCATCCCCTTCGAGAACGGTGTCCGCGTCACCGGCCCCATCTCCCTCTTCGACGGCGTCGCCTATTTCGCGACCTTCACGCCCGAAGGAAACCCTGGCGCTGCCTGCTCCGATGGACACGGCTCCGTATGGGGCGTCGATTACCTCCGGACCACCCCTTGCAGCCCAACCGGCCCGACCCCGCCGCCCGGGTGGCCTTGCCCCCGGTACGTGAAAGATCCCGCCTTGGCGCCCGGCCAAACCAGCTATTTCGAGGACCAGCCCCCGGGCACCGTCGTCTTCGGTGTCGCCGCCCTGCGAACGCCGAGCTGTTATGCCCCCGTGACCCTGCCCGATCCCTGGCTCGGATCCGTCACGGCGATGGGCCCCTCCACGGGCGGCGATTTCCAGCTCGTGTTCCAGACCGGGCGCGGCGGCCAGGCGAGCGAGGGCTCGAAGACGCGCACGTTCACCAAACCGCTGCCACGCCCGCGCGGGGCCGTGCGGGTCGATTCGTGGGGCGTCGTGCTCGATTAA
- a CDS encoding prolipoprotein diacylglyceryl transferase, translating to MRSLVVAWLERHGLPGWLAPDYMVMVGLAALLGAAVTQRLSRRDGADAGLEGRALLAAYAGALAGGYVFEWLRALPEALLSGSLDPLLHAGRAAYGGLLMGALAAAWVLRRGGAKALSFLDRAVPLCGISYGFVRTGCFLAGCDYGKPTAGFFGVRFPAGSPAALDHASLGWIPQGAPSLPVHPTQLYEAAAGLVAGVVASLWLLGPRRDGRAFGTWIALYATGRFFVEMLRGDASRGTYGPLSSAQLVSIVLLLGVGAAVVLARKGPRLSLASAMLAAAALVVPEEATAQPAQPAKPTGPATQAPAGQTPKQPAGQTPPAAGPKAGAAAPSSVPPAPPVQQAQPYPPPPQGGTAYPYPPPPQGAAPYPYPYPYPPPAQGAAPYPYPYPYPYPPPPQGGTPPTGVKSVPAEELPPEEKPADPQKEYNKLRFGIGLAGGGYFAPGRFAVKDGALVDLEATYRIATGSRQRFEIGLEGRFVGTNDATQWGIAVPIRFVAGLGRYSEIEFTTMPFYSRVVFDSAYFEPANGFGARFQLGFGFPLTSHFAIGFTPLGFGIMGSGSVNALFTYEPRFWVKVAPF from the coding sequence ATGAGGAGCCTCGTCGTGGCATGGCTCGAGCGCCACGGGTTGCCCGGGTGGCTCGCGCCCGATTACATGGTGATGGTGGGGCTCGCGGCGCTGCTCGGCGCTGCGGTGACGCAAAGGCTGTCGCGGCGCGACGGAGCCGACGCAGGGCTCGAAGGGCGGGCGCTCCTCGCGGCGTATGCCGGGGCGCTCGCGGGCGGATACGTCTTCGAATGGCTGCGGGCCCTGCCGGAGGCTCTCCTTTCGGGGTCGCTCGATCCGCTGCTCCACGCGGGGCGCGCGGCGTACGGCGGGCTCTTGATGGGGGCGCTCGCGGCGGCCTGGGTGCTGCGCCGCGGGGGCGCGAAGGCGCTCTCGTTTTTGGATCGGGCGGTGCCGCTGTGCGGGATCTCGTACGGGTTCGTACGGACGGGCTGTTTCCTCGCGGGATGTGATTACGGAAAACCCACGGCGGGCTTCTTCGGGGTGCGGTTCCCGGCCGGGAGCCCGGCGGCGCTGGATCACGCGTCGCTCGGCTGGATCCCACAAGGAGCGCCCAGCCTGCCCGTGCACCCGACGCAGCTTTATGAGGCGGCCGCGGGGCTCGTGGCCGGCGTGGTGGCGTCGCTCTGGCTCCTCGGTCCGCGGCGCGACGGGCGGGCGTTCGGCACGTGGATCGCGCTGTATGCGACGGGGCGGTTTTTCGTGGAAATGCTGCGCGGCGACGCGTCGCGCGGGACGTACGGGCCCTTGAGCTCGGCGCAGCTCGTTTCGATCGTGCTACTCCTCGGCGTGGGCGCGGCCGTGGTGCTCGCGCGGAAGGGCCCGCGGTTGTCGCTGGCCTCGGCGATGCTCGCGGCGGCGGCGCTCGTCGTGCCGGAGGAGGCTACGGCGCAACCGGCGCAACCGGCGAAACCGACGGGACCAGCCACGCAGGCGCCGGCGGGGCAAACGCCCAAGCAGCCAGCGGGGCAAACCCCTCCCGCGGCCGGGCCAAAGGCCGGCGCGGCGGCGCCTTCGAGTGTCCCGCCGGCGCCGCCCGTGCAGCAGGCGCAGCCTTATCCGCCGCCTCCACAGGGTGGTACAGCGTATCCGTATCCGCCGCCGCCGCAGGGCGCGGCGCCGTACCCCTATCCCTACCCGTATCCGCCGCCTGCACAGGGCGCGGCGCCGTATCCGTACCCGTATCCCTACCCCTACCCGCCGCCTCCGCAGGGCGGAACGCCGCCGACGGGCGTGAAATCGGTGCCGGCGGAGGAGCTTCCGCCGGAGGAGAAGCCCGCGGATCCGCAGAAGGAGTACAACAAACTCCGCTTCGGCATCGGCCTCGCGGGCGGTGGGTATTTCGCGCCGGGCAGGTTCGCGGTGAAGGACGGCGCGCTCGTCGACCTGGAAGCCACGTACCGCATCGCCACGGGGTCGCGGCAGCGCTTCGAGATCGGCCTCGAAGGGCGCTTCGTGGGGACGAACGACGCGACGCAATGGGGGATCGCCGTCCCGATCCGGTTCGTCGCGGGCCTCGGCAGGTACTCGGAGATCGAGTTCACGACGATGCCGTTCTACTCGCGCGTGGTCTTCGACTCGGCCTACTTCGAGCCAGCAAACGGGTTCGGCGCGCGCTTCCAGCTCGGCTTTGGCTTCCCGCTCACCTCGCATTTCGCCATCGGATTCACCCCCCTCGGCTTCGGGATCATGGGGTCCGGCAGCGTCAACGCGCTGTTCACGTACGAGCCGCGGTTCTGGGTGAAGGTCGCGCCGTTCTGA